The following proteins come from a genomic window of Nitrospirota bacterium:
- a CDS encoding Rne/Rng family ribonuclease, giving the protein MSIEIVINATNEETRVAILENRTVTEFYIDRKKDRGIVGNVYKGKVVKVLPGMQAAFVDIGVEKAAFLYVSDVSSGVEDYEKYFLEERNKEGEETNGEEEVILPFSEEESADLQEEPENILEEVPSEVPPLDDPTPAETDFLTPRAFDETSFLAPAIRDEPLNQTVPNETNLTEAAPVSEVAQAPVPQEVVIDPSSGEAKKETPVSTTNKVQSRPKHRSSRHLKNRPKSRRSPRSIEDLLKEGQEILVQVSKDAMGTKGPRVTTYVSLPGRYLVYMPTVNHIGISRRIGSGEERGRLKEMLYRLRKPGTGYIIRTVSEGTTEEEFKSDMEFLELLWQSMLKKKEKMSAPALLHIDLDLIFRTVRDLFTKKVDRLVIDSRAEYERIKDYAKMYLQELASRVELYTKEEPIFDAYEIETEISKALARKVWLKSGGYLVFDRTEALTVIDVNTGRYVGKRDLEETILKTNLEALKEIAYQLKLRNIGGIVTIDFIDMEKEKNREKVFQSLQEAMSKDKARINILKISELGLIELSRERTRDDVQRILCEPCHYCEGRGHIRSASTICYEIFREIKRIGNSPREKKVIVTAHPSVANLMYDEERQGVEDLEKAFKKRIIIKPDHNMHLEHYNVTMV; this is encoded by the coding sequence ATGTCAATTGAGATTGTCATTAACGCGACTAATGAAGAGACGCGCGTCGCGATTTTAGAAAACAGAACGGTGACAGAATTTTATATAGACCGTAAAAAAGATAGAGGAATTGTCGGAAATGTCTATAAAGGGAAGGTCGTTAAGGTGTTGCCTGGAATGCAGGCTGCCTTTGTGGATATTGGGGTCGAAAAAGCGGCGTTTTTGTATGTGTCCGATGTTTCCTCAGGCGTTGAAGATTATGAAAAATATTTCTTGGAAGAGAGAAACAAAGAGGGCGAAGAAACGAACGGTGAAGAGGAGGTTATTCTCCCTTTTTCCGAGGAAGAATCCGCCGACCTTCAGGAAGAGCCGGAAAATATTTTAGAAGAAGTCCCTTCCGAAGTTCCCCCTTTAGACGACCCGACACCTGCTGAAACGGATTTTTTAACTCCCCGGGCTTTTGACGAGACCTCATTTCTTGCTCCGGCGATCCGGGACGAACCTTTAAACCAGACTGTTCCGAACGAAACAAATTTAACAGAGGCCGCTCCTGTTTCTGAGGTGGCCCAGGCACCGGTTCCTCAGGAAGTCGTGATCGATCCCTCATCGGGAGAGGCAAAAAAGGAAACCCCGGTTTCAACAACGAATAAGGTTCAATCCAGACCGAAACATCGGTCATCGAGGCATTTGAAAAACCGCCCGAAATCACGCCGGTCTCCTCGCTCGATCGAAGATCTGTTAAAAGAGGGCCAGGAAATTTTAGTCCAGGTGTCTAAGGATGCGATGGGGACAAAGGGGCCGAGAGTGACGACGTATGTTTCTCTGCCAGGCCGGTACCTTGTTTATATGCCGACAGTGAATCATATTGGCATCTCCAGGAGAATTGGAAGCGGTGAAGAAAGAGGAAGATTAAAAGAGATGCTTTACAGGCTTAGGAAGCCGGGTACGGGCTATATTATTCGAACAGTCAGTGAAGGCACCACGGAAGAAGAATTTAAATCGGATATGGAATTTTTGGAGCTTCTTTGGCAAAGCATGCTGAAGAAAAAAGAGAAAATGAGCGCTCCCGCTTTACTCCATATCGACCTGGACCTTATTTTCCGGACGGTCAGGGATCTTTTTACAAAGAAAGTGGATCGGCTGGTGATTGATTCAAGAGCCGAATACGAACGAATTAAAGATTATGCCAAAATGTATCTTCAAGAATTGGCAAGCCGTGTGGAGCTTTACACGAAAGAAGAGCCCATTTTTGACGCCTATGAGATTGAAACCGAGATTTCAAAAGCTCTTGCCCGGAAAGTTTGGCTCAAGTCAGGGGGATATCTGGTTTTTGACAGGACTGAAGCGTTGACCGTGATCGATGTGAATACGGGAAGATATGTCGGAAAACGAGATCTCGAGGAAACGATCCTTAAAACCAATCTCGAGGCTTTGAAAGAGATTGCCTATCAATTAAAGTTAAGAAATATCGGGGGGATCGTTACCATTGATTTTATCGATATGGAAAAAGAAAAAAATAGAGAGAAGGTTTTCCAATCCCTTCAGGAGGCGATGTCCAAGGATAAAGCCAGGATTAACATCCTGAAAATTTCGGAACTGGGATTGATTGAACTTTCACGGGAGAGGACCCGGGATGACGTCCAGAGGATACTTTGCGAGCCCTGTCATTACTGCGAGGGGAGAGGACATATCCGTTCGGCTTCCACGATCTGTTATGAAATTTTCAGGGAAATCAAACGGATCGGAAATTCTCCCCGCGAAAAGAAAGTTATCGTTACGGCTCATCCTTCAGTGGCTAATTTAATGTATGACGAGGAGCGGCAAGGGGTTGAGGATTTAGAGAAGGCCTTTAAAAAGAGGATTATCATTAAGCCGGATCATAACATGCATCTGGAACACTATAACGTGACTATGGTTTAA